Below is a window of Dictyostelium discoideum AX4 chromosome 1 chromosome, whole genome shotgun sequence DNA.
TGTGCTTGGTAAACAATAGtcttttataatttgatttttaaatattttcaatttgtttgaTGTATTCTGTTTTGTTACAAATTGAGAGtgttttgataatgatagttTATAGTTTTTAACTTTGTTTATGCAATCCAAGTTTGCGGTACCATTTACTCTATTTATAGGTAGATATccaaaaaatctttaaagtTCGATTCCAGgtttaaagattttttgttttttttttgatataaataaactattgtaGTATACAATTAgtatgttattttttatttatttattttaggttttttagtttttgtgaatttaaaatagtatgttattttagattaggtaattaataattaattggtggtgtAATTGTTGGAATTGGTTCATTTGTGTTTATGctccattcttttttaaattttttgatggtTTCGGACCATTGGGTTTCTTTTTGAGTTTTTGTGAGgttgtttttaattgagtatTGGTTAAAGTTTGATAAAGTTCTTGAATATTCCAATCTTATTAGCTTGTgccattttgattttaatatatcataATCTAGTGTTGTGTTGTTTATTTGGTTGTtccaattatcaattgattgagttATATTGAtgtcaaataatgatttgcATAACCATATCCATATTTGGTGAATAACTAATGAGATTATGTTCCAATATGCATGTGTTCTGACTAGATCAAGATTTGTGTTTATATAATTCCAGTTGAACctgtattttttatattgtgcGTTTTCtgcaaaatgaaaattaatattgatagttGGATCTGGTTTAAATgctttgttgtttgtttgtggTTTATAAATGAGTGTGtataattttgttgtttggtTTTTTGTTAGTGACCAGTTTTTGTTTCCATtgcaatttttataaataaaatattttaatttgtcgTGGTTTATGAAGTTGAATGTGTGCTgacaattgaaaaacaaatgacCATAGGGAtcattattcatttcattGTTGCAAATGGGGCAAACTTTGTTGTGTAGATGATTAATCGGAAGACATCTAGCATGGAATCTTTGCATTGTATCACGGCCTTTtggatcttttaatttttgaattttgacaAATAGTTGGTCGTATGTGTATTTCCATAATAGTTGTATTGATTGTTGGTGCGAAGTAAGAAGTAGATCTGAATATTTCTTGCCAATATAGTCTTTTGATTTACATTGGTGATTGTTTAGTATTGTCGAGTAGATTTCTTTGAGTGTTGGTGGTAATGGAATATTATTTGTGTTTAATGTTTGAGaggtttgattttttattaatattggttgTAGGATTTGAACTTTATCTTTTAGATATCCAATTTGAGTTGCATAGTTTTCccattcttttttgatttttataaggTATGGAGAAGAGATTgatttgttgatgatttgATCCATCCAACTTATCATgtatattgaattttttgcAGATTTATGCATTTGTAAAAATCTGTTGTATATCCAAATCTTTTGAGCAACTTGTCGTAATTGTATATTCCACATACCCCAACCACCTTcttttaatggttttaatgATCTATCATAACACATCGAAGGTATTTTTGCACGTGAATGGATGGTTGATGTGTTGTTTTCAATGGAATTGGTATTGAGAGTTGGTGATTCAGAATTTGCGGGAGAATTCATAAACCATgagattaatttattaatttgaatttcttcatcttttgtAAATTCTTCAAGGTATGATAAATATGTTATTGGTGATAGTGAGTAGGTGTTTATGatggttgtttttgtttttaaaatgttgTGCCACTAGTTTTCCATAGTACTAATGATTTATTCAACGTTTTCATTGTTTCTGGTAATTTCCTATGTAAACCTTTATGATTAAAGAAATAGCCAAGGACTCTTTCAGATTGATCTTTTTTGGTTATTGGTATTCTTTTTGATTGTgaaatattgtttattatgtGTTTATCAGTGATTTTGTGGGGTTGATTTCTATTATTGCACTTTTgtcaaaatttaatgatgatgatgttgaagcGCAGAAATTATCGAAATGTTtgattgattgttgttgttgttcgtAGTTGATGTTGTATGTTGTAGAGTCGTCTGCAAATTgggtaaatttgattttaatttgtggATTGGGTGAAATTGGTAATCCAATTATTGAATTGTCTGCATTGTTCTTGCTTATatttcaattacaattacaaataaagtGGCTGAGATTGGGTCACCTTGTTTTACACCTCTTTTAATATCGAATTTTCTGGTCGttttaccattaattgaaatttttgctTGTGAGTCAGATAATAGCTTGtggattaaatttattaattttattggtatACCAATATGAATTAATGTTCTTTTAATACTATCGTGAGAGATAGAATCAAATGCTTTAAAGAAGTCAATAGTGTGATGATACCAGGGAGGTTTTTAGATTTGAGGTAGTTGATTAATtcattgatgttgatgttgtctATGATGAATCTGTGGGGTACGAAACCAGTTTGGTTGTTATTTATGATGAAAGGAAGTATTCTTAGAAGACGTGCATTGATTACTTTTGAGAGGATCTTGTAATCAGTGTTTAGAAGTGTAATGGGACGACGATTTGATATGAGTAAGGGGTTGCCTTTCTTGTATATTGTGTGTATAAGACCTTCGGTGAATTCTGTTGTGATGTGGTGAGGATTTTCTAGTATATCGTTGAATAATGCAGTGAGAATTGGTTTAACTTGGTTTAAATGATTAATGTAGAAAGCATTTGCAACGCCATCTGGACCGGGTGATTTGTTGGGGTTACAGGTTTTAATTGCAGCTTCAACTTCATCTTGTATAAATGGTGAGTCTAAACCATTacaatattcattttttatgatGGGCCATGTGTTTAGCATGAGCTGGTGAGTAATTGGACAACATATTTGTAAGCTATATAGATTTGTGTAGAATTCAACAAATGCATTTTCAATTTGGTCGGATGTAATGATGTTACCATATTggattgattcaatttttgCATCTTTTGATCTTTTGTTTAGTATTGCTGATAGATACTTGATAGGTATTTCTCcatttatatgtttttttaatatgtttGTGTGGTTTTGAtgtaatttgtttttgttacaTATAATATTGTATTCGGCGATGCATTGTTCTTCAAGATGTTTGAATTTTGCTGCTTTTTCTAATAGTATTTGTTTTGCACGTTGAGTTTGTTTGTCTTTGTTATATTGATAGTTTTTTagagttttaataatttttgattttacttTTGACCAGTTTgtaaattgattgattgatgtGTTATTGTGATTagttattaaatgattgataatattgattgcTTCATGGTCATTTGCAGTACCAGGTGATAATATCCATCTTTTcttatgtttatttatttgaaaaggtgaagaaattgttgttgatattggaTTATGAtctgataatgaagatggaATTTGGTGGACTtgtgtatatatattttcagGGTCTATTCTATTGTATTGAGTATATATTCTATCTAATCTGTTGCCATGTGTATGAGTTGGagtgtttttaaattcacctTGATCAATTAAATGGTGTTGGTATGTGTAGGATTGGATAATATCATCTAATAGTGAATTGTCGTTGTGGATACAGTTGAAATCTCCTGCGATAATAGATACATGTTGGGATTGGTTTTGTTTCTGGAATCGAACATGCGTCTGTTGACATCACGAAAGAAAAGTCCGGCTTGCCAGATTCGAACTAGCAACCGATTGATCACTTTCTATACTACAGTCAATCGCGCTACCATTGCGCCAAAGCcggatgatgaaaataaaattatttttaccaattaaggttcgtttttttttcaatttttattaaaattgtcAGAGAATACCCTTAAACTGGCACCAAATAACTCAATGTCGGTATCTACAGCAAATTCACCTAGATATCCATATGATTTTATGGAGCTGTATATTTAATAGGAATTGGATGATTGTtgataaaagaataaaattaaataaaaatactttttttttttttgatgtaaATCAAAAACgagttttttaaatagaaataatttattgttataatttagaaaaaaaaaattttaaactttACTTAAAGTAAGTTTATATTGGTAATTGTATGTACTACCCATGATAGCAAAACCACCACTATAAGATTTTACAATTTTGGAACTAGTTGGAATTTGATCTTTACTGGTGCAATCTTCGCTATAGAAAACACCACTATAACCTTTAGTTATTTTATATTCAACATGGAGATTTTCACCAGAATTGTAAACACTAACTTTATTTGGATCACTGAAAAATGTTGATCCAATACCCTTTGAAAATGTATGATTATATGAActaaaaacaatattattttgtaataattgagCCAACAAGAATATACTTTGTGAACCATTATCCAAAGTTTGAGGAATTTCTGGTAATTTACATTTACTACCAAACATTTGAGCATTTGATACTAAACATAATGAAActaagaataataaaaaaaaggtaaaactATTAgaaattttcatatttttatttttatttatttaaagaattaaagtTTAATATATagaaaacaaattaaaaaaaaaaagggtataaatagattttttttatccttttttttttttaatttttaaaaattaaatatttcaatttcaaaaacaacCCCAGAAAATTTAAGATaacttaaatttttaaaaactatttctaatttaaaaaaatattaaacaatttttttaacttaaaattaaaaattaccatctttgcaaataaaaataattaaagatatatttatagttatttttattttaaaaaatattaaagaagTACGATTTTTATtggatattattaaatttaaaaacagttaaaattttaaatttgaaaaatcatactaaaaattttttgaatttttcttttaataggAAAATGAAAAGGTTTTGGggaatgtttaaaaaataaatttttattttttttatttttaaattttaacttctaaaaaaaaaaaacaaaaaaaagaaatgaataATAGAAATCTGATTAATGATAATCCTAcataatcaaattattcaaaacTGACCAACATAAACACCAACGCCATCGAAAACATTAACAGATCCAATGAGAGTTTTAACCAATCAAAATGATGTAACTTTAGAATGTTTCGATCAAGAACATCAATCATAAATTTCGATAATTGTATTAAATTTACCGctcattaaaacaaattggaGATAAGGTAATACTTCTTTAAAATCCAAATTGATGATCATTCGAACTATGGTGGATTCATTAATGAGCAATCATCAATTCAAAAGCATCATCAACTGAAAACcacaattcaaatattatcaatatcactATCATTAATTTGTATTTCAATACCAAATTATAAACAATCAATAATCCTGATCCTTCAGTACTAATATATACTTATCTATCATTGGTTTCCATTTCTTTTGCTGCTAAATTTATTGCCAGACAGTTATTTTGGTGTCCCTCCAAATTACATAAACAGTTTTTAGGATAATATTTAACTCATTATTCTCTTTGACAATTCTATTAGCATCTTCAAATGATGAACTTtctatttcattttataataagacatttaaaaattataattccaTTTTGGGAAAAGGAGCCATTTTGTAaaactttaataaaaatacattttttttatgtaaatCATAAACAAGTTTTCTAAAcagaaataatttatttttttttttataaaaaatagttttaaacTTTAGTTaagataaatttatattggtaataatatgTACTACCCATGGTAACAGAGCCACCACTATAAATTACTACACTATAGGAATCAGATGGAATTTGACCTTTACTTGTGCAATCTTCGTTATAATAAACTCCACTATAACCGCTAACTATTTTATATTCAATATGGAAATTTTCACCAGAATTGTAAACACTAACTTTATTTGAATCACTGAAAAATGTTGATCCAGTACCTTTTGGAAATGTATGATTATATGAACTAATAACAACATTATTTTGCATTAATTGAGCCAACATGAATACACTGTGTGAACCATTATCCAAAGTTTGAGGGATTTCTGGtaaattacattttttacCAGACATTTGAGCATTTGATACTGCACATAACGAAACAAagaatagtaaaaaaaaggtaaaactATTAGGAATTTtcatgtttttatttttatttattttaaagaattaaagtttatatagaaaataaatgaaaaataaaaatgagaaaaaataaatgtttaaaatagatttttatttttcttatccctttttttttttttttttatttttaatttttaaaaattaaatatttcaatttcaaaacctACCtcagaaaatattaaatttcagataactttaatttttgaaaaactaactcaattaaaaaaataagtttaatgaaaaaaataaaaacaattctaTTTGAccctaaaaataaaaattcccATCTTAAgcaatattgtttttttttttattttttttttatttttttaaaataaaagaagtatgatttttaattgaatatttataaaaccggatacaattttcaatttgaagTATTATTCTgaatacttttttttcttttaatacattttaaaataattattttaattaaaaaaaaaattaaaaaataataataaaataataacaattttttaatttgttaatt
It encodes the following:
- a CDS encoding hypothetical protein (repetitive element); translation: MISWMDQIINKSISSPYLIKIKKEWENYATQIGYLKDKVQILQPILIKNQTSQTLNTNNIPLPPTLKEIYSTILNNHQCKSKDYIGKKYSDLLLTSHQQSIQLLWKYTYDQLFVKIQKLKDPKGRDTMQRFHARCLPINHLHNKVCPICNNEMNNDPYGHLFFNCQHTFNFINHDKLKYFIYKNCNGNKNWSLTKNQTTKLYTLIYKPQTNNKAFKPDPTININFHFAENAQYKKYRFNWNYINTNLDLVRTHAYWNIISLVIHQIWIWLCKSLFDINITQSIDNWNNQINNTTLDYDILKSKWHKLIRLEYSRTLSNFNQYSIKNNLTKTQKETQWSETIKKFKKEWSINTNEPIPTITPPINY